In a single window of the Acidimicrobiia bacterium genome:
- the ndhC gene encoding NADH-quinone oxidoreductase subunit A, which yields MTEYYRNYLSVAIFMFAAMGMVGAMLGMAKLLRPNVSAKQKYKVYESGSDPIGGLGQSNIRYYIFALLFVIFDVEAIFVFPWALNVEGLGVFGFNAMAIFLVVLFVGLAYDWRKGLLKWA from the coding sequence ATGACCGAATATTACCGCAACTATCTATCTGTAGCTATATTTATGTTTGCTGCAATGGGCATGGTTGGCGCAATGTTGGGTATGGCGAAATTGCTAAGGCCTAACGTTAGTGCAAAACAAAAATATAAAGTTTATGAATCAGGATCAGATCCAATTGGTGGTCTAGGCCAAAGCAATATTAGATATTATATATTTGCATTATTATTTGTTATTTTCGACGTTGAAGCAATATTTGTTTTTCCATGGGCTTTAAATGTTGAAGGACTTGGTGTTTTTGGTTTTAATGCCATGGCGATTTTTCTAGTCGTATTATTTGTTGGTCTCGCGTATGACTGGCGCAAAGGATTACTTAAATGGGCGTAG
- the nuoL gene encoding NADH-quinone oxidoreductase subunit L, with protein sequence MNVEVLKYSWLIPVVPLLSSIFILLFGKRFKPLFSGVLATLAMSSTFIFWVIAFLAIHNVSGDGVRRFSSDGYIWMHVGNFQIDLRFMVDPLSIIMVGFITFVASLIHLYSIGYMKGDVRFSRFFGYLNLFAASMLTLVLGNNLLVTFLGWEGVGLCSYLLVSFWFEKNSAAVAGKKAFVTNRVGDVGFMLAMFLIVATPSLGSLTYSDILEKSSNVNSTSATWIILLLFIGAMGKSAQFPLHIWLPDAMEGPTPVSALIHAATMVTAGVYLMVRVSPLIGSSSPWVSHVIAIVGVLTALYAATCALAQNDIKRVLAYSTVSQLGYTFLAIGVGSYSGAIFHVVTHAFFKALLFLGSGSVIHAMHGPGHEKNFDAQDMRFMGGLKKLLPITSITFIIGWLAIAGVFPFAGFFSKDEILGAAFASGGVLGYSLWFVGLITALLTAFYMTRQVRMVFFGKARYGEVEHKPHESPKTMTIPLIVLSFFAAVIGFLNFPTHAREDFTKFLEPAIEGAPSQIAASFDESKGLILAGISLVLAICGIIFGIYKYRTRPINVDDEPLESLGGFLSVTQNAWYVNISIAKLVSTIGVRFSNLLCSFDTNIVDRSVMSLATVTNRAGESFRKIQSGYLRRYVLLISCATFVMVLIVSVGVSR encoded by the coding sequence ATGAATGTAGAAGTGTTGAAATATTCGTGGCTTATACCTGTAGTTCCACTACTTAGTTCAATTTTTATTTTACTTTTTGGAAAAAGATTTAAACCATTATTTTCTGGTGTTCTGGCAACCTTAGCTATGAGTTCGACCTTCATATTTTGGGTTATTGCATTCTTAGCTATTCATAATGTATCTGGCGATGGAGTTAGAAGATTTTCTAGCGATGGATACATTTGGATGCACGTTGGTAATTTTCAAATAGATTTAAGGTTTATGGTTGACCCTCTATCGATTATAATGGTTGGTTTCATTACCTTTGTAGCGTCATTGATTCACTTATATTCAATTGGTTATATGAAAGGCGATGTTAGGTTTTCTAGATTCTTTGGTTATCTAAATCTTTTTGCTGCTTCAATGCTCACCTTGGTATTGGGGAATAATTTATTAGTAACATTTTTAGGATGGGAAGGTGTAGGTCTTTGTTCTTATCTTCTTGTCTCGTTCTGGTTTGAAAAAAACAGCGCCGCAGTAGCGGGTAAAAAAGCATTTGTGACAAACCGAGTTGGTGATGTGGGCTTTATGCTTGCTATGTTTCTTATTGTTGCAACACCTAGTTTGGGTTCACTTACATATAGCGATATTTTAGAAAAGAGTTCAAATGTAAACTCTACAAGCGCAACATGGATAATTTTATTATTATTTATTGGCGCAATGGGTAAGAGTGCACAATTTCCATTACATATTTGGTTACCTGATGCAATGGAAGGGCCAACACCAGTTTCAGCATTGATTCATGCTGCAACCATGGTTACTGCAGGTGTCTATTTGATGGTGCGAGTTTCACCCTTGATCGGGAGTTCATCACCATGGGTTAGTCATGTAATTGCAATTGTAGGTGTTTTAACTGCTCTATATGCTGCAACATGTGCATTGGCACAAAACGATATTAAACGTGTTCTTGCTTATTCAACAGTTTCGCAATTGGGCTATACCTTTCTAGCTATTGGAGTTGGATCTTATTCAGGTGCGATATTTCATGTAGTAACGCACGCATTTTTTAAGGCTCTTTTATTCTTAGGTTCAGGATCTGTAATTCATGCAATGCACGGACCAGGGCATGAGAAAAATTTTGATGCACAAGATATGAGATTTATGGGTGGTTTAAAGAAGCTATTACCTATTACCTCTATTACTTTTATAATTGGTTGGTTAGCAATTGCGGGTGTATTCCCTTTTGCAGGTTTCTTTTCGAAAGACGAAATTCTAGGTGCTGCTTTCGCTAGTGGTGGTGTGCTTGGTTACTCTTTATGGTTTGTTGGTTTAATTACTGCACTGTTGACTGCTTTTTATATGACAAGACAAGTTCGGATGGTATTTTTTGGTAAAGCAAGATATGGTGAAGTCGAACATAAGCCTCATGAATCTCCAAAAACTATGACAATCCCACTAATTGTTTTGAGTTTCTTTGCTGCAGTTATCGGTTTCCTCAATTTTCCTACACATGCACGTGAGGATTTCACGAAATTTTTAGAACCAGCAATAGAAGGTGCGCCTTCTCAAATAGCAGCAAGTTTTGATGAAAGCAAAGGGTTGATATTGGCAGGTATCTCACTTGTACTAGCAATATGTGGAATCATTTTTGGCATATACAAATATAGAACCAGACCAATAAATGTTGATGATGAACCATTGGAATCACTTGGTGGCTTCTTGTCTGTGACACAAAATGCTTGGTACGTAAATATATCTATTGCAAAATTAGTTTCAACAATCGGAGTTAGATTCTCTAATTTATTATGTTCGTTTGATACCAATATTGTTGATCGAAGTGTTATGTCTTTGGCTACTGTTACCAATAGAGCTGGTGAGTCATTTCGTAAAATACAAAGTGGGTATTTACGACGGTATGTATTATTGATATCTTGTGCAACATTTGTAATGGTCTTAATAGTGTCTGTAGGTGTTTCTAGATGA
- a CDS encoding NADH-quinone oxidoreductase subunit J, with amino-acid sequence MVSVVFYIAALCSIAGAIGVVVSPNPIHSAMFLVMTLMSFAVHYVLLGADLAAAVQVIVYASAIVILFLFVIMLLGVDDHETLDEPLIGQRVIASFVSILFALTLLFVGGIKWASGNKSLTGSLKSSKNNGLSNIEIVAEKLFTKYVFIFELTSILLVGAVIGAVVLARRSTSSDDDLLDLASADNTSFVVGGSDLASEARRGTGPKDVEEVK; translated from the coding sequence ATGGTTTCTGTAGTTTTTTATATAGCTGCTCTTTGTTCAATAGCGGGTGCAATTGGTGTTGTTGTTTCACCAAATCCTATACATAGCGCAATGTTCTTAGTTATGACTTTAATGAGTTTTGCTGTGCATTATGTTTTGCTTGGGGCAGATTTGGCTGCTGCTGTGCAAGTTATTGTTTATGCAAGCGCAATTGTAATTTTGTTTTTATTCGTTATCATGCTTTTGGGTGTTGATGATCATGAAACATTAGATGAACCATTAATTGGTCAACGCGTAATTGCATCTTTTGTATCTATACTTTTCGCTTTAACACTTTTGTTCGTTGGCGGTATTAAATGGGCAAGTGGAAATAAGAGTTTAACTGGATCATTAAAATCTAGTAAAAATAATGGTTTGAGTAATATAGAAATAGTTGCTGAGAAACTTTTTACAAAATATGTATTTATATTTGAACTGACAAGCATCCTGCTAGTTGGGGCTGTAATTGGAGCTGTTGTTTTAGCTAGGCGTTCTACAAGTAGTGATGATGATCTACTGGATCTTGCTAGCGCAGACAATACTAGTTTTGTCGTAGGAGGGTCCGACCTTGCGAGCGAAGCTCGCCGAGGTACAGGCCCTAAAGATGTGGAAGAAGTAAAATGA
- a CDS encoding NADH-quinone oxidoreductase subunit B yields MGVVDKGLLNGKKIKPLTWLLNYSRKYSLWMFQWGLACCAIEMGAALASPRYDMMRIGVIPFPASPRQADLVVISGTVTDKMVPAIVRLYEQMPDPKYVISMGACANSGGPYWDSYSVTKGIDQILPVDVYIPGCPPRPEALIQAVTMLQERIQLEGIDNDELQNRFLGKPTLGEFTGRKIMPVATAATPRYNQNTEEVPVAITSKTGA; encoded by the coding sequence ATGGGCGTAGTCGACAAAGGTTTACTAAACGGCAAAAAGATCAAACCGTTAACTTGGTTATTGAATTATTCGAGAAAATATTCACTGTGGATGTTTCAATGGGGGCTAGCTTGTTGCGCAATAGAAATGGGTGCGGCATTAGCATCACCCCGATATGACATGATGCGCATTGGAGTAATTCCATTTCCAGCATCTCCTCGTCAAGCTGACTTGGTTGTGATATCTGGTACAGTCACAGACAAAATGGTTCCTGCAATTGTTCGATTATACGAACAGATGCCTGATCCAAAATATGTTATCTCAATGGGTGCGTGCGCTAACAGCGGTGGTCCATATTGGGATTCGTATTCCGTCACAAAAGGAATTGACCAAATATTGCCAGTCGATGTTTATATACCAGGATGCCCTCCTCGGCCAGAAGCTTTAATTCAGGCTGTAACAATGTTGCAAGAGAGAATTCAACTTGAAGGTATTGACAATGACGAATTACAGAATAGATTTTTAGGAAAGCCTACACTAGGTGAATTTACTGGACGAAAAATTATGCCAGTAGCAACGGCTGCGACACCCCGATACAATCAAAATACAGAAGAAGTTCCAGTTGCGATTACATCAAAGACAGGTGCATGA
- a CDS encoding NADH-quinone oxidoreductase subunit M yields MIFAQINSMNFPILSSMIGICLIGAIVVALLSKAQAGLARMLGLVFTSAALGLGIYLVYAFKSVSNIQAKESYTWIKDLGINFSLGVDGLSVFLVALSVFLFPLAILASKSIKNNERSFIAWLLFLEAAIITVFVARDIFVFFIGFELVLIPMYFLILGFGHENAKKASMKFFLFTMGGSVFFLASMLTIAAMRHGSTGTWCFDIEQLRVYSVNNVSGSVGLWLFAGFAIAFAVKVPLFPLHTWLPDAHTEAPTAGSIILAGLLLKLGTYGFLRIAVSFFPSAAHQLRWIFLTVAVIGIIYGAIVATMQPDLKRLIAYSSIAHLGFVVLGIFSFTELGISGATFTMVSHGLTTSALFAIVGMMYDRTHTRKIADYSGLMKTVPVLSGAFLIATFASIGLPGFSGFVGEFLSMLGAFNSARFYTVIAVTGVIFAALYLLWAYQRIFTGEPNALAKKMKDLSFREIVVVVPLLLMSLFLGLVPQYMLDRINPSVHKTTTQISKSIHSGESK; encoded by the coding sequence ATGATTTTTGCACAAATTAATAGTATGAATTTTCCTATATTAAGTTCAATGATTGGCATTTGTTTAATTGGCGCAATAGTTGTTGCACTTTTGAGTAAAGCGCAAGCTGGTCTTGCTCGTATGCTTGGTTTAGTATTTACTAGTGCTGCGTTAGGTTTAGGTATATATCTTGTATATGCATTTAAATCAGTTTCAAATATACAAGCGAAAGAATCTTACACATGGATCAAAGATTTAGGAATCAATTTTTCGTTAGGCGTTGATGGTTTAAGTGTTTTTCTAGTTGCTTTAAGTGTTTTCCTTTTTCCTTTAGCGATATTGGCTTCTAAAAGTATCAAAAATAATGAGCGTTCATTTATTGCATGGCTATTATTCTTAGAAGCAGCAATTATTACTGTTTTTGTAGCAAGAGATATTTTCGTTTTCTTTATTGGATTTGAATTAGTTCTTATCCCAATGTATTTTCTCATTCTTGGTTTTGGGCATGAAAACGCAAAGAAAGCTTCAATGAAGTTTTTCTTATTCACCATGGGTGGATCAGTATTTTTCTTGGCATCGATGTTGACCATTGCAGCAATGCGACATGGTAGTACTGGTACATGGTGTTTTGATATCGAACAACTGCGTGTGTATAGCGTAAATAATGTTTCTGGATCTGTTGGACTCTGGCTATTTGCTGGATTCGCCATTGCTTTCGCAGTAAAAGTTCCTTTATTCCCATTACATACCTGGCTGCCAGATGCCCACACAGAGGCACCTACAGCTGGTTCAATAATATTGGCAGGTCTTTTACTTAAACTTGGAACCTATGGATTCTTGAGAATTGCAGTATCGTTTTTCCCGTCAGCCGCTCATCAACTCAGATGGATATTCTTAACTGTTGCTGTTATTGGAATTATATATGGTGCAATCGTTGCAACAATGCAGCCTGATCTCAAAAGGCTTATTGCGTATTCATCTATTGCTCATTTGGGTTTTGTAGTTTTAGGTATTTTCTCATTTACCGAACTTGGTATCTCGGGAGCAACATTTACAATGGTCAGTCACGGTTTGACTACTAGTGCCTTATTTGCAATAGTGGGTATGATGTATGACAGAACCCATACAAGGAAAATCGCTGATTATTCTGGACTGATGAAAACTGTGCCAGTGTTGAGCGGAGCGTTTTTGATTGCTACATTTGCTTCAATTGGTTTACCTGGTTTTTCTGGTTTTGTTGGAGAATTCCTGAGCATGTTAGGTGCATTTAATTCCGCACGTTTCTATACAGTCATTGCTGTAACTGGCGTTATATTCGCAGCACTATATCTATTATGGGCATACCAGAGAATATTCACTGGTGAACCAAATGCTCTAGCAAAAAAGATGAAAGATCTTTCTTTTAGAGAAATAGTTGTCGTAGTACCACTTTTATTGATGAGTTTATTTTTAGGACTAGTGCCTCAATATATGTTAGATCGCATAAACCCTTCAGTTCATAAAACAACTACACAAATTTCTAAATCTATACATTCTGGAGAGTCAAAATGA
- a CDS encoding patatin-like phospholipase family protein, whose amino-acid sequence MMHLFKKKKPKLKAFVLSGGANMGCAQVGMLQALFEHGIYPDLLIGTSVGALNAAALATNPTISGISDLTEFWKNIKTGDVFPGGSFTRAWNLLKRDLYLVENTGLSKVIDRATRVREIEDLQLPIRIVTCDLTTGEEIIYSKGPLKEALLASAALPGVFPPIKHDGRILVDGGVVNAVPIWHAISEDVGEIYVLNVSGSSPIKNLRTPLDVITRSFSISRSQRFDTELREAKHNIKVFHMPRPIDRRDMYDFSNSEILMEETYKQSFAFLDAHRL is encoded by the coding sequence ATGATGCATTTATTTAAGAAGAAAAAACCCAAATTAAAGGCTTTCGTGCTTTCGGGTGGAGCAAATATGGGTTGTGCCCAAGTTGGTATGCTGCAAGCCTTATTTGAACATGGTATTTATCCAGACCTACTTATAGGTACATCAGTTGGTGCACTTAACGCTGCTGCTCTCGCAACAAACCCTACAATCAGTGGAATTTCTGATTTGACTGAATTCTGGAAAAATATTAAAACCGGCGATGTATTCCCTGGTGGATCTTTTACTAGAGCTTGGAATTTACTCAAAAGAGATTTATACCTTGTAGAAAATACCGGATTATCAAAAGTAATTGATAGAGCTACAAGAGTACGAGAGATTGAAGATTTACAATTACCCATAAGAATTGTCACATGTGATTTAACCACCGGAGAAGAAATCATATATTCAAAAGGCCCACTTAAAGAGGCATTATTAGCAAGTGCTGCACTACCAGGAGTTTTTCCACCTATAAAACACGATGGCAGAATATTAGTTGATGGAGGTGTGGTTAACGCTGTACCAATTTGGCATGCAATAAGTGAAGACGTTGGAGAAATATATGTATTAAATGTTTCCGGATCTTCACCAATAAAAAATCTAAGGACACCATTAGATGTTATTACTAGGTCTTTCTCAATTTCACGCTCTCAAAGATTCGATACGGAACTGCGTGAAGCCAAACATAATATAAAAGTATTTCATATGCCTCGACCAATTGATAGAAGAGATATGTATGACTTTAGTAATAGTGAAATACTAATGGAAGAAACTTATAAGCAGTCTTTTGCGTTTTTGGATGCACATCGCTTATAA
- the nuoK gene encoding NADH-quinone oxidoreductase subunit NuoK, whose protein sequence is MTESHFLFLAAIIFCVGLAGVSIRKNAIVMFMSIELMLNAANLTFVAYSKMLDDVAGQVATFFTLVVAAGEVAVGLALLVAIFKRTKSGTSPDEISLMRESSVKVGE, encoded by the coding sequence ATAACAGAATCTCATTTTTTATTTTTAGCTGCAATTATTTTTTGTGTTGGTTTAGCAGGTGTTTCAATTCGCAAAAATGCAATTGTAATGTTTATGAGTATTGAACTAATGCTTAATGCTGCAAATCTAACTTTTGTTGCATACTCAAAGATGCTAGATGATGTTGCTGGCCAAGTTGCAACATTCTTTACCTTGGTAGTTGCTGCTGGTGAAGTAGCAGTTGGCTTGGCATTATTAGTAGCAATTTTTAAACGAACTAAATCTGGTACGAGTCCAGACGAAATTTCTTTAATGCGCGAGTCTTCTGTAAAGGTAGGTGAATAA
- a CDS encoding NADH-quinone oxidoreductase subunit H, with protein sequence MYHSSTFILSIVDPIDNSKFDLTTLLIILGKAVAIFVILLVGVMLYIWSMRKVIADMQNRIGPSKAGPFGVLQSLADGTKLFFKEQSIPDNADRSMFRLAPYFAIVPAFLAFAIIPIGGTVTIAGHKTNLQLVELPMGILWLLMMSGLGLYGVLLAGWSSGSKYPLLGSIRASAQLLSYEATIGLAIAGAVIQSGSLSTRTIVDTQNGEGIWSFAHIGDWPLFKWFLIPAFISFLLFLLSAVAETNHPPFDLVEAEQELVGGFHTEYTGIRFAIFFLAEFMNLITMSAVGVTLFLGGTSGPLIGSGNWIDTWILPSAYFMAKLLLLLYGTVWLRATLPRLRYDQLMGLAWKYLIELSFLWVAALLVLRVSKSQAWSFVSGSEQITGVVVSLITVVTGFLIFVVLSKCIPSENENTSTMSIVDNDNVKEVS encoded by the coding sequence ATGTACCATTCTTCGACTTTTATATTATCTATTGTAGATCCGATCGATAATAGTAAATTTGATTTAACAACTTTACTAATTATTCTCGGAAAAGCAGTTGCAATATTTGTCATTCTGCTAGTTGGCGTAATGTTATACATATGGTCAATGAGAAAAGTAATAGCAGATATGCAAAACCGTATAGGGCCATCGAAGGCAGGCCCATTTGGCGTATTGCAAAGTTTGGCTGACGGTACAAAACTATTTTTTAAAGAGCAATCAATACCAGATAATGCGGATAGATCGATGTTCCGTTTAGCGCCATATTTTGCCATCGTACCCGCATTCCTTGCTTTCGCAATTATCCCTATCGGCGGTACAGTAACTATTGCAGGTCATAAAACTAATTTACAGCTTGTTGAATTACCTATGGGTATTTTATGGTTACTAATGATGTCTGGATTAGGACTTTACGGAGTACTTTTAGCAGGCTGGTCTTCTGGTTCAAAATATCCTCTATTGGGATCTATTCGTGCAAGTGCACAGCTTTTAAGCTATGAGGCAACAATAGGTTTAGCAATTGCTGGCGCTGTAATTCAATCTGGATCACTCTCAACTCGAACTATTGTAGATACTCAAAATGGTGAAGGTATTTGGAGTTTTGCTCATATTGGTGACTGGCCACTTTTTAAATGGTTTTTGATTCCAGCATTTATTAGTTTTCTGTTATTTTTGTTAAGTGCTGTTGCTGAGACGAATCATCCACCTTTTGACTTAGTTGAAGCTGAGCAAGAACTTGTTGGAGGATTTCATACTGAATATACAGGTATTCGTTTTGCAATATTTTTCTTGGCTGAATTTATGAATCTGATAACTATGAGTGCTGTAGGCGTAACTTTATTTTTAGGTGGAACCTCTGGACCTTTGATTGGTTCTGGAAACTGGATAGATACTTGGATTTTACCGTCGGCTTATTTCATGGCAAAACTTTTACTTTTACTATATGGAACAGTATGGTTACGTGCAACTTTGCCAAGATTAAGATATGACCAACTTATGGGTCTTGCATGGAAATATTTGATAGAGCTTTCTTTTTTGTGGGTGGCAGCATTATTAGTTTTGCGAGTTTCAAAAAGCCAAGCATGGTCATTTGTTAGTGGTTCTGAACAAATTACTGGTGTTGTTGTATCGTTAATTACAGTGGTAACAGGATTTCTAATATTTGTTGTATTAAGTAAATGTATTCCAAGTGAAAATGAGAATACATCTACAATGTCGATTGTAGATAACGATAATGTAAAAGAGGTGAGTTGA
- a CDS encoding NADH-quinone oxidoreductase subunit N: MNIGDVNFNGLFPLIIFVISICSLTLFRSLIRTNYNLHRRVGVISTISASSIVVISQLARWRKFDQGLLGKKDLLTLNGLVSTDRISVISILVISLISILVSLSASSYLKSRKDIPAGEFFILLQIVILGMFAFVMANDLVAIFIALETFSIPLYVLTAYDARRLRSLEAGFKYFIMGAVSSAIFLYGVALHYGLTGSTALVGVAENSSLANVSMVLLSVGLLFKVAAFPFHFWSPDAYQGAPSPITTFMSASTKLAAFVVFARLVSTNVIDAGINGPSGRVLLTLACLTSAIFGATVALKQSNIKRAIAYSSISHTGYILLAMKSGGSLALGPVITYVIAYGFIIVGTYLVIGYLSTPNEQNDSILSINALAKTNPYIAGSLTVFLLAQAGIPLTSGFIAKFEVFRVALDSKFYITSLIVLIATVISAAFYLKLILSMYSDSFNHDTEKVIDVKANIVPKPTSIAIGVCVFITVAIGVFPSLLTGFTNVL; the protein is encoded by the coding sequence ATGAATATTGGTGACGTTAACTTCAACGGACTTTTTCCACTTATAATTTTTGTTATAAGTATTTGTTCGTTGACACTTTTTAGATCATTAATAAGAACTAATTATAATTTGCATAGAAGAGTTGGAGTTATTTCAACTATTAGTGCAAGTTCGATTGTAGTTATTTCTCAACTAGCTAGATGGAGAAAATTTGATCAAGGACTTCTGGGAAAGAAAGATCTATTAACTCTCAATGGCCTAGTAAGTACCGACCGTATTAGCGTTATTTCAATATTAGTCATTTCGTTAATCTCTATACTTGTATCTTTGAGTGCATCGTCTTATTTAAAATCAAGAAAAGATATACCAGCTGGAGAATTTTTCATCTTGTTACAAATTGTTATTTTAGGAATGTTCGCATTTGTTATGGCGAATGATTTAGTAGCAATATTTATAGCTTTAGAAACTTTCTCTATTCCTTTATATGTTTTAACAGCATATGATGCTCGACGTCTGCGATCATTAGAAGCAGGATTTAAATACTTTATAATGGGAGCTGTTTCATCAGCAATCTTTTTATATGGTGTAGCTTTACATTATGGATTAACAGGTTCAACAGCTTTAGTTGGAGTTGCCGAGAATTCTTCACTAGCAAATGTTTCAATGGTATTGCTAAGTGTTGGTTTACTTTTTAAAGTCGCAGCTTTCCCTTTTCATTTTTGGTCTCCTGATGCATATCAAGGGGCGCCTTCACCCATAACCACTTTTATGTCAGCTTCAACAAAACTGGCAGCTTTTGTAGTTTTTGCACGGCTTGTGTCAACAAACGTTATAGATGCAGGAATCAATGGACCCTCTGGACGCGTTTTATTAACACTCGCTTGTTTAACTTCTGCAATTTTTGGAGCTACAGTTGCCTTAAAGCAATCTAATATTAAACGTGCTATTGCATATTCTTCGATTTCACATACGGGCTATATTTTATTGGCTATGAAATCAGGTGGATCATTGGCTTTAGGTCCTGTAATTACATATGTAATTGCATATGGATTTATTATTGTAGGAACATATTTAGTTATAGGCTATTTGAGTACACCAAATGAACAAAATGATTCAATACTTTCAATCAACGCTTTAGCTAAGACTAATCCTTATATAGCAGGCTCTTTAACAGTATTTTTATTAGCTCAAGCTGGTATTCCTTTAACAAGTGGATTTATTGCAAAATTCGAAGTGTTTAGAGTTGCGTTAGATTCAAAATTTTATATAACATCATTAATTGTATTAATTGCAACTGTTATAAGTGCAGCATTCTATTTAAAACTAATTCTTTCAATGTACTCTGATTCTTTTAATCATGATACCGAAAAAGTAATTGATGTGAAAGCAAATATTGTTCCGAAGCCAACTTCAATAGCTATAGGCGTCTGCGTATTTATCACAGTTGCTATAGGTGTTTTCCCATCACTACTAACTGGGTTTACTAACGTTTTATAA
- the nuoI gene encoding NADH-quinone oxidoreductase subunit NuoI produces the protein MGRYSGFRITLAQVFKKKITGKYPKVKRPKPLRFHGRHQLNRYEDGMEKCIGCELCAGVCPAKCIYVRGKDNDIDNPTSPGERYGYTYEINYLRCIHCDLCVEACPTGAITESKLFEFSFNNRSDAIYTKDELLVDDEGRAQRMPWELWHGYEDNDSSAWMRATSPSGNSDFVGKVLWSNELGKGIVKPEIGQSDERDFS, from the coding sequence TTGGGTCGTTATAGCGGTTTCAGAATTACACTTGCTCAGGTATTTAAAAAGAAGATAACTGGAAAATATCCAAAAGTTAAAAGGCCAAAACCTTTGCGTTTTCATGGACGTCATCAATTAAATCGTTATGAAGATGGCATGGAAAAATGTATCGGTTGTGAATTATGTGCAGGTGTATGCCCAGCAAAATGTATATATGTTCGTGGAAAAGATAATGATATTGATAATCCAACTTCTCCAGGTGAGCGATATGGTTATACATATGAAATTAATTATTTAAGGTGTATTCATTGTGATCTTTGCGTAGAAGCATGTCCAACAGGAGCAATAACTGAATCTAAATTATTTGAATTTTCATTTAATAACAGAAGTGATGCAATCTATACAAAGGATGAGCTATTAGTAGATGACGAAGGTCGAGCACAAAGAATGCCATGGGAATTATGGCACGGATATGAAGACAATGATTCATCTGCATGGATGCGTGCAACCTCACCAAGTGGAAATTCGGATTTCGTTGGCAAGGTGTTATGGAGTAATGAATTAGGAAAAGGAATTGTTAAGCCAGAAATAGGCCAATCCGATGAAAGGGATTTTAGCTGA
- a CDS encoding NADH-quinone oxidoreductase subunit C, translating to MMVDSTDDVIRQAGSVSQSSIETSATNAPSETLIASVKEAFGKELLQLESNHGDLIIRVTKAGYAKAAKITNEELDCDFLSFVSAIDFMPMPVNEDDFNREAAQPTQPKEQTVGVGGGETRFQVFSHVQSTTKHFGITIKVDVCDDPNDTKNFSVASFVDVFPGADWHERETWEMYGIDFIGHPEIRHLYLPGEFEGFPLRKDFPLLARVVKPWPGLTDVEAMPEVKE from the coding sequence ATGATGGTTGATTCTACCGATGACGTGATTCGACAAGCTGGCTCAGTCTCTCAGTCTTCTATTGAGACTTCGGCTACAAATGCTCCATCAGAAACATTAATTGCATCTGTTAAAGAAGCCTTCGGTAAAGAATTATTACAACTTGAATCGAATCATGGTGATTTGATCATTCGTGTTACAAAAGCTGGTTATGCAAAGGCCGCGAAGATAACAAACGAAGAATTAGATTGCGACTTCTTGTCTTTTGTCAGTGCAATAGATTTTATGCCGATGCCGGTAAACGAAGATGATTTTAATCGCGAAGCAGCACAACCGACTCAACCAAAAGAACAAACTGTTGGTGTTGGTGGTGGAGAAACTCGTTTTCAAGTTTTCTCACATGTACAATCAACAACAAAACATTTTGGTATAACAATCAAAGTTGATGTTTGTGATGATCCTAACGACACTAAGAATTTTAGTGTCGCATCTTTTGTTGATGTATTTCCTGGAGCAGATTGGCACGAACGTGAAACATGGGAAATGTACGGTATAGATTTTATAGGTCATCCCGAAATTCGACATTTATATTTACCAGGTGAATTTGAAGGCTTTCCTTTAAGAAAAGATTTTCCACTACTTGCACGAGTTGTAAAACCATGGCCAGGCCTTACAGATGTTGAGGCTATGCCGGAGGTTAAAGAATAA